DNA sequence from the Piliocolobus tephrosceles isolate RC106 chromosome 9, ASM277652v3, whole genome shotgun sequence genome:
CAGAAAGAGGGGACTGATGATGGCCCTGGTTCATGAGAAAAGGGCATTCCTGGCTCAGGGAGtggcaaaaacaaaatcaagaaatccTGGAATGACTTGGTGCGTCACCCAGTCTGTGAGTGCAGGGCATGGCTGGAGTTCTGGCTTTAAGATGAGTGGGAAGAAAGGCTGGAGAAGAGGGGGATCCAGGAAAAGTTGCTGGGAGAATTTATTCTTTTGGCAATGGGAAGCCATGGAAGAACTGTTGTAAGGAGGATTCTGTGTGACACATCTGCCTTTTAGAGAAGTCATttttagaaaaagtagaaaatacagaccagcaaaaatttaaaaagtgaaaacaatcaCTGTTCAAGCTCTGGTCTAGCACTCACCAGTGTATTCCTACAGGTGCATATACAAACGtgcttctacattttattttattttttcatttaaaaattttcactatTCTCAATTTCAATGGAAacaaatctgctttttaaattttttttaaaaaatgaaatctgattgtacacattattttagtatttttttcattgtctctcttttttaattaaaacaattttttttgagacagagtctcactctgtcacccaggctagagtgcagcatcgtggtctcagctcaccgaAATCTtgattcccaggttcaagcgattctcctgcctcagtcttccaagtagctagaattacagacattCACCACCACCATGTcaggttagtttttgtatttttagtagagaaagggttttgccattttggacaggctgatcttgaattcctggtttcaagcaatctgcctgccttggcctcccaacatgtcattctctttttaaaagcatCAGTAAAACACTTCCAAGGCATTATTTTGATAATTGCACAGCATTTATGTTATATCAATATACCATAATATACTCACGTTTAAGGGTATAGATTGTTCTAAATTTCCACTATGATAATAGTGCTGCTCTGACACCTTCAGGATGCTTTctattatttccttaggatacaTTTCTGGAAGAGAAAGTTCTGGCTCAAAtggaatacatattttaaaaggccTGCATCTTTGCAGCCATTCTAATACTAGTCAATATCATGCTTTTCTAACTTTGCCAACTCATGGATGATCAAGAGTGGATTACGGATTAAATTGCATGTCTTTGAGGTTGAATGATGCTTCATGAGTTTAACTGGTcaactgcatttattttttatagcctGAGTGTTCATGCCTTTTTTCCATTGTAATATTGGGGTGTTTATCTTAATCAACATGCCCTCATGCATCTCTATCATTCACGCCGTGATGTGAGGTGTGGAAGAAACATAGGAGCAGCTCTCCCCAGGACACCTCTTGTTTATCTCTCTAGCTCTGAAATCACATGAAGCTGTGGATGGAGATTCACCTGATATTCCCAGAAACCCCTTCCAGCCCAAGGACCATGAGTAACCAGACATTGGTAATCGAGTTTATCCTGCAGGGTTTTTCAGAGCACCCAGAATACCGGGTACTCTTATTCAGCTGTTTCCTCTTCCTCTACTCTGGAGCCCTCACAGGTAATGTCCTCATCATCTTGGCCATCACCTTCAACCCTGGGCTCCACACCCCTATGTACATTTTCCTGTTCAATTTGGCTACTATGGACATTATCTGCACCTCTTCCATCATGCCCAAGGTGCTGGCGGGTCTGGTGTGGGAGGACAGCACCATCTCTTATGTGGGCTGCATGACCCAGCTCTATTTCCTCACGTGGGCTGCATCCTCAGAGCTGCTCCTCCTCACAGTCATGGCCTATGACCGGTACGCAGCCATCTGCCACCCGCTGCATTACAGCAGCATGATGGGCAAGGCGTTCTGCAGCGGGCTGGCCACAGCCGTGTGGCTGCTCTGCGCTGTCAACACGGCCATCCACATGGGGCTGATGCTGCGCTTGGATTTCTGTGGCCCCAATGTCATTACCCATTTCTTCTGCGAGGTGCCTCCGCTGCTGCTTCTCTCCTGCAGCTCCACCTACATCAACAGTGTCATGATTGTCCTGGCGGACGCTTTCTATGGCATAGTGAACTTCCTGATGACCATCGCGTCCTATGGCTTCATCATCTCCAGCGTCTTGAAGGTGCAGACTGCAGCGGGGAGGCAGAAAGCCTTCTCCACCTGCTCTTCCCACCTCACCGTGGTGTGTATGTATTACACTGCTGTCTTCTACGCCTACATAAGCCCAGTCTCCGGCTACAGCGCGGGGAAGAGCAAGTTGGCTGGCCTGCTATACACTGTGCTGAGTCCTACCCTCAACCCCCTCATCTATACTTTGAGAAACAAGGAGGTCAAAGCAGCCCTCAGGAAGCTTTTCCCTTTCTTTAGAAATTAACTTGCGTCTTCTGAAGTTCTGGTCCTTGGAGACTGAGTTTTAGTGGAGTCTGATGAGCAAGTTTCTGGACCGGGAGATAAATAGACTTGTTTCTTCTACCCCAGCAGAACGTGTGCATGGATAAGCTGGGAGTGCTGGTGCCCCGAGACTGGGTGATGGGGGGATTGCAGTAGGTGTGACCCACCAGCCTCTGAGACACAGGATCTCTTGGTCTGACTCCAAGGTGGTGACAGTGCTGAGTTGGCAGAGAAACACAGGTCCCTAGGAGGAGAAAAGCATTCCTTGTGTTTTCAACTCATAGCCAtatcaaatattttccttttgtatgTACAATACTCAGGGTGTAAATTCTAAAATCACACCTAGAATTCAGGTGTGTGGGTCTAAAAAGTTAGGCAGGACTGTGGACCCCACAGCCCCTGAAGGGTTGTTAGAGTGAAGCATTGTTTTAAGGTGACCAGTGGCCTCTAGGAAACCTTCTACCCCCATTATCTTACCTCAGCTCTTTCCTCTGGAGCCACTTGGACTTCAAAAATAGTTTGATTTTAATGTAAActgttgtttctgcttttgtcttttcttcttactAATACTTAAGATAAAACGTATTATTAGGACCATCCATTGCTTCCAGTGTAGAAACTCCAACTTTAGCACCTAAAAAAATGCCTGAGATTTCATTGCCCCTTGACTGTTCTCAGATCCTGAGTGTCTGACCCACCTAACTGGCCTGGAGCGAGGACAGCTGCCATGAGTCAGCTCTGATAAGTTAAACGGCATTGTAATAAGGCATTACTATCTTTCCATTGCTTCAGATAAAACTGGGTGAACGAATCCTCTGTGTCTAATAAAGACAGGTCTTGTGCTTGTGCTCCATGCTATTACAAAACTGCACTGGAAAATCCATTATCTTTATCATGATCCAGTAAAGATGACAGAACTAAGATGTGAATGTTTAGTTGTATCTTGGAATTGAATAGAAACATATCATTTGATATGTGTGTGAAGCTGAGAGTAGAGTTTGATATTTGATTTAGATGGGATGGTTCTTCATCCAGTATTCTCATTATCATTCATCAGAAGCTCATTGATTCAAGTATTTGGTGAATTGCGGCTCACTGTGGCTTTGGCATGTAGATTCTTACAGACAGTTTAATCTCTTCTAACTGAATTCTGACTCCCAAATAACATTTTGAAACCCTCAGTGGTCTCAGAGACTTTCCAATAAACATGGCTTTGAAAACTACCACCAGTGATTCTGTATGATTACTAATAGATTTTCAACTTGCAATGAAGAGAGTTTATAGTGTTATTCATCTTAGTTTCttatcattttttacattttatctattttacaatggatttgaaaagtaaaaaagactTAGACATGCATTGAGAGCTTAAGAGAGCATTAGTACAACTTCTTCTTCCTGATGTATGAATCTGTCAATTAGATAAGCAAAATTGTCtatagagataaaatatttgtgctttcaaaaaaaaaaaaaaagagagcattAGTAATTCAGCAAAATAGAAATACAAGACTTGATTGACATTCTTACAAAGCTGGTAATCTAATTAAACAGACTTGCACCCATGATgatgaatataaaaagaaagacataaagagTGTTGCATTTCGGAGGACCTGGCAAGATGGCTAATTATGAACAGATCCGGTTTGCAGCTTCCAGCAAGACCAACatagaaggtgggtgatttctgcatttccaactgagatacccTGTTCATCTCATGGGGctggttaggcagtgggtgcagcccacagagggctgCAGAaagaagcagggtgaggcacaGCTTCACCTGGGGAGTGCAAGGAGCCAGGGGCCTCTCTCCTGCAGCCAAAGGAAGCTGAGGGACTGCGttatccagcccagatactacactttttgtatggtttttacaatccacagaccaggagattccatCGTGTGCCTACAGCACCAGGGCtttgggtttcaagcacaaaactgggcggctgTTTGGGCAGATACTAAGCTAACTGCAggagttttattttatgtttataccCCAGTgccacctggaatgccagcaagacagaaccgttcactcccctggaaagtgtgctgaagccagggagccaagtggtcttgctcagtgggtcccactcTCACCAAGTCCAGCAAACTAAGAACGACTGGCTTgcaattcttgctgccagcacagcagtctgaagtcaacctgggatgatAGAGTTTTGTgtggggaggggtgtctgccattactgaggcttgagcaGGTGAttttcccctgacagtgctaaggaggctgggaagttggGACTGGGCAGAACTTACCACAGCCCAGCAAAGacgctgtggccagactgcctctctagattcctcctcactgggcagggcatctctgaaagaaaggcaacagCTCCAGTccgggcttatagataaaactcccatttcactgggacagagcatctgggggaaggggcagctgtgggtgcagctccagctgacttaaatgttcctgcttGCTGGCTATGAAGAGAGCAATGGACCTTGACAAGGAGGATTCACCCAGCACAGTACTTGagttctgctaagggacagactaccTACTCAAGTGGGTACTTGACCCCCAtgtctcctgactgggagagacTTTCAAACATGGGTTGACAGACAcgtcatacaggagagctctggctggcatcaggccagtgcccctctgggaggaagcttccagaggaaggaacatgGAGCAATCTTTGCTGTCCTGCAGCCTCCACTgttggacccccagcaaacttcagcagacctgcagaagaggggcctgactgttagaagaaaaactaacaaacagacaGCATTAACATTAATATCAACTAAAACGACCCCAACACAAAacccccatccaaaggtcatcagcctcaaaggTTAAGTagataaacccacaaagatgaggaaaaatcagtgtaaatatgctgaaaattccaaaaaccagaatgcctcttctcttccaaatgatcgcaactcctctccagcaagggcacaaaactgtaTGGAGAACAAGtgtgatgaattgacagaagtaggcttcaaaaggtgggtaataacaaactcctctgagctaaaggagcatgttctaacccaatgcaaggaagctaagaaccttaataaaatgttacaggaactgctaactaaaataaccagtttagagaagaacataaatgacctgatggagctgaaaaacaccgCATGATAACTtagtgaagcatacacaagtatcaatagctgaatcagtcaagcagaagaaaggatatcagagattgaagatcaacttactgaGATAAGGCGTgaagacaagagaaaagagaatgaaaatgaacaaaccttccatgaaatatgagactatgtgaaaagaccaaacctaagATTGATTGGGGtaactgaaagtgacagggagaatggaaccaagttggaaaacacacttaaggatattatccaggagaacttcctcaacctagtaagacaagccaacattcaaatttaggaaatacagagaacaccactaagatactccttgagaagagcaatcccaagacacataataatcagattctccaaggttgaaatgaaggaaaagatgttaaaggcatccagagagaaaggtcaggttatctacaaagggaagccaatcATACTAACAGAAGATCTCTCTgcaaaaaccctacaagccaaaagagagtgggggccaatatccaacattcttaaagaaaaggattttcaactcagaatttcatatccagccaaactaagcttcataaaagaaggagaaataaaatcctttacagacaagcaaaggctgagagattttgtcaccatcaggcctgccttacaagagctcctggaggaagcactaaatatgtaaatgaaaaactgctaccagccactgcaaaaacacaccaaaatataaagactaatggcactatgaagaaactgcattaactaatgtgcaaaataaccagctagtatcatgatgacaggatcaaattcaaacataacaatattaaccttaaatgtatataggctaaatgccctaattagaagacacagactggcaaactggataaagagtccaGATCCATCAGTgttctgtattcaggagacctatctcatgtgcaaagacacacataggctcaaaataaagggatggaggaatatttacaaagcaaatagaaagaagaaaaaaaaaaaacatggttgcaatcctagtctctgaaaaagcagactttaagccaacaaagagcaaaagagacaaagaagggcattacataatggtaaagagatcaatgcaacaagaagagccaactatcctaaatatatatgcacccaatataggagcacccagattcataaaacaagttcttagagacctacaaagagacttggagtcccacataataatagtgggagactttaacatcccactatcgatattagacagatcaacaagacagaaaattaacaaggatattgaggacttcaactcagctctccaccaagcagacctaatagacatctacagaactctccactccaaatcaaaagaatatacattcttctgagcAACACCTAGTGAGATGTGACAGCCTGCTGGCAACCCTCACAGCCCTGCTCACTCTTGGCACCTCATCCGCCTCCGTGCCCACTCTGACTGCACCTGAGGAGCCTTTTAGCCGgccgctgcactgtgggagcccctctctgggctggctgaggctggaaCCCACTCACTCTCCTTGCCAGGAGGTGTGGAGTAAGAGGTGCAGGTGGCAACCGGGGCTGCCCGCACGCTCATGGGCCAGCGTGAATTCTGAGTGGGTGAGGGCTTGGTGGGCCCCTCACTCAGAGTGGCTGGCTGGCGCTGCTGGCCCTGGTCAGTGAGgagcttagcacccaggccagcagctgtggagggtgCATCAGGTCCCCCCAACACTGCCAGCCAACCTGCGCTGTGCTGGAATTCTGgcagggcctcagctgcctccccacaTGTCAGGGTTCAAGACCCCCCTACTCCATGGGCTCCCATGCAGCCCctccccccccaacccccagcctctCTGATAGGCACCGCCCCCTGCTCCCTGGTGCCTGGTCCCATCCACCaaccaagggctgaggagtgcaggtgccTGGCACTTCTTCCCCATATTCATGCAGATAATAGCTCCAGCCTTGGCTAATATATTAACtcaggattgtaaatgcaccaatcagcactctgtcaaaatggaccaatcaactctctgtaaaatggaccaatcagtgctctgtaaaatagaccaatgagttctctgtaaaatggaccaatcagcaggatgtgggtggggtcagataagggaataaaagtaggCTGCCCGAGCCAGCAGTGACAAGCAGGTCTGGTCCCCTTCCACACCATGGAGGgcttgttcttttgctctttacaataatcttgctgctgctcaccctTTGGGTCCAGGCTggctttatgagctgtaacactcaccgcgaaggtctgcagcttcactgctgaagccagcgagaccacgaacctaCCAGGGAGaaggaacaactccagatgcgctGCCTTGTTCAGTTGAGCCCCCTACCTTGGTCTTGGCTTATCTTGTCCTTTGAGCCCTATGTAAGTAGCAGGTCCTTCGCACTGTAACTGTCTTGGTGCAGGCAGGGCATCCCTCCTTGCTAGAATGCTATCTTGCTTGGTGGTTTGCCTTCTCAGGAACAAATGCATCCTTTTTCTCCAACTCACCTAACAACtaagattttgttctttttgtgaaTGCTTTTGCAGGAACTGGTGCCAATTTGCCTCCTTTAGCTGAGAGTGGGAAGCAACTCTTGCTTCCTCATGATGCTATTGCTTAACATTAGTCCTGTGATTAAACAAGACAATGTTATGACCCCATAGGCATCCAGCAGGCAGTACCTTCAATGAGTGGCTATGACTTCACATCATCATATCTTCAAGAGTCATGGAGAAGTGACAGAATTTCCATTTTACCCATTTCTCTGCTTTTTGTCTTTCATAATGTATATTAGTCAAGGGAAATACATTCTTTCTTTCAGCGATTTTCCAACCACAAGCCCTTATCTTTTTAGTCTTCCTGACTGAAGCAGATCTCCTCTAAATGAAGTGTACCTGATTGGTTTTCCAGCACCAGCAACCATATGTTGCTGGTCTACCTGGTGGACAGAGGGTGTGAGTCTGCAGTGCATCCAGCTCCCTCTCTGCAGAGGCTACTTCATGCATTGAAGTCTCAGTCACATTTCTATCCTATGGTCCCAGACAAGAAGGtagttgtatttttgtgttttatgttgATGTTTTCTTAAGTTTAGGAATTGATTCTTGGATGCAATTACACCTTGGAGGTAACCTtgacactattgacattttgggctgtaTACTTGCTGTGGGAGATGTCCTGGGCATTATAGgagtttagcagcatccttggcctctactaGTTAGATGCCAGTTGCACTGTCCCACTTGTGACAACTGAgagtgtctccagacattgccaaaggTCTCCTGGCATGGGAAGAGGGAGGATCCCTGAATGAGAACCACTGACCTACAGCCAACCAGAGATGGTCTTTCtcacatttaaaacaatttttggtTGCTACTATGCCTCTTCACCACTATGATGACTGCCTCTAGCTAACATGAGAGTTGCTAAATGCCAGGCATGGGGTTAAACACTACCACAACTTGTTCCTAGTTTTCCACTATGAAGATAAGAGGCTGCATAATGTGTCCAAGTCGCTCAATGTGTGGGTGGTAGGGGGGATTTGAATAGAAAGTCCACAAAACTCATAGCCAACAAAGTGTATTATAAAGCCTATCATGGATTATAGCCTCTGGGGCTTTCTGTAGTTGGGACAGCAATGAACTTTGTTACCAAGCAGTAAGCCCTCTGCAGCTCTTGCCCAAGCAGACCAGCGAGTCTAAGAGCAATCTTGAAAGGTAACAACTGGCCTCAGGGAAAGACACAAGATTTAGATCCTATCAACTTTTGTCAGAGCGACTGAATTGGTGCAATAATTTCTGCCAGTTAATTAACAGAGACAGGAGACCTGAGTCATTTTCCCAGAAACAGATGTCTTAGGGCCCTGTTTGGCAGGTGTaggcatttatcccagaaaaaAAGCACTTCCATATGACTGGGAGGGCCCATCACATTTAATCTCCATTGCATGTGGCAGATTCTTATTTCAACTTCTAAATTTAATCTAAGGATCCTCTTTCTCTTGGAAAATGACGCTGGTGGAGGAGGAGTTATT
Encoded proteins:
- the LOC111529797 gene encoding olfactory receptor 13A1, whose product is MKLWMEIHLIFPETPSSPRTMSNQTLVIEFILQGFSEHPEYRVLLFSCFLFLYSGALTGNVLIILAITFNPGLHTPMYIFLFNLATMDIICTSSIMPKVLAGLVWEDSTISYVGCMTQLYFLTWAASSELLLLTVMAYDRYAAICHPLHYSSMMGKAFCSGLATAVWLLCAVNTAIHMGLMLRLDFCGPNVITHFFCEVPPLLLLSCSSTYINSVMIVLADAFYGIVNFLMTIASYGFIISSVLKVQTAAGRQKAFSTCSSHLTVVCMYYTAVFYAYISPVSGYSAGKSKLAGLLYTVLSPTLNPLIYTLRNKEVKAALRKLFPFFRN